A section of the Terriglobia bacterium genome encodes:
- the fabF gene encoding beta-ketoacyl-ACP synthase II translates to MARRVVVTGVGLICGVGNTAEETWAGLLAGKSGIGRITHFDATNFACQIAAEVRNFDPLNFIEKKEIKKMGRFIHLAIAAADEAMKSSGLQVTAESATRVGVHLGSGIGGFDVIEREHINLLQGGPRKISPFFIPGSIVNLAAGQVSIRYGAKGPNEATCTACTSSAHSIGDAFKIIQRCDADAMIAGGTEAAITPLGVGGFAAMRALSTRNDAPEKASRPWDAGRDGFVVGEGAGIVILEELEFARRRGAKILAEIIGYGMSGDAFHITQPAEQGDGAYRVMTNTLADAKIQSSDVGYINAHGTSTPLGDKLETIAIKRAFGPTPPPVSSTKSMTGHLLGGAGGLEAGIVVLALRDRVLPPTVNHDVPDPECDLDYVPNTARKAPNLRIALTNSFGFGGTNGCLLFQRWEE, encoded by the coding sequence TTGGCTCGTCGTGTCGTAGTAACCGGGGTCGGGCTGATCTGTGGAGTCGGCAACACCGCCGAAGAAACGTGGGCCGGGCTGTTAGCCGGCAAGAGCGGGATCGGCCGCATCACCCACTTCGATGCCACCAATTTCGCCTGCCAGATCGCGGCCGAAGTAAGGAACTTCGACCCCCTCAACTTCATCGAAAAGAAAGAGATCAAGAAGATGGGACGCTTCATCCACCTGGCCATCGCGGCCGCGGATGAGGCCATGAAGTCGAGCGGGCTGCAGGTGACGGCAGAGAGTGCGACCCGAGTCGGAGTGCACCTGGGGTCGGGGATCGGGGGATTCGACGTCATCGAGCGGGAGCACATAAACCTGCTCCAGGGCGGACCGCGCAAGATCTCGCCGTTCTTTATCCCCGGATCCATCGTGAACCTGGCGGCAGGCCAAGTCAGCATCCGCTACGGAGCGAAAGGGCCGAACGAGGCCACGTGTACGGCGTGCACCTCGAGCGCGCACTCGATCGGCGACGCGTTCAAGATCATCCAGCGATGCGACGCCGACGCCATGATCGCCGGCGGCACCGAGGCGGCGATCACCCCCTTGGGCGTCGGAGGATTCGCGGCCATGCGAGCGCTCTCCACCCGCAACGATGCGCCGGAGAAAGCCAGCCGGCCGTGGGATGCCGGTCGCGACGGGTTCGTGGTGGGCGAGGGCGCGGGGATCGTGATCCTGGAGGAACTGGAGTTCGCGAGGCGGCGCGGGGCCAAGATACTGGCCGAGATTATCGGGTACGGCATGAGCGGCGACGCCTTCCACATCACGCAGCCGGCGGAGCAGGGCGACGGCGCCTACCGCGTAATGACGAACACGCTGGCCGACGCAAAAATCCAATCCAGCGACGTCGGTTACATCAATGCGCATGGCACCTCGACGCCGCTGGGGGACAAGCTGGAGACCATCGCCATCAAGCGGGCCTTCGGGCCGACGCCACCGCCAGTGAGCTCGACCAAGTCCATGACCGGGCACCTGCTGGGCGGGGCGGGTGGACTGGAAGCGGGCATCGTGGTGCTGGCGCTGCGCGACCGGGTACTGCCACCGACGGTCAACCACGACGTGCCCGATCCGGAGTGCGACCTGGACTACGTGCCCAACACTGCGCGCAAGGCACCCAACCTGCGCATCGCGCTCACTAACTCGTTCGGCTTCGGCGGCACGAACGGCTGCCTGCTATTCCAGCGCTGGGAGGAATGA
- the mfd gene encoding transcription-repair coupling factor, translating to MVLPFVREIFADVEKSPELARAASHLKAGAGRIRVSGLTPAAKALYLALLHRAIGRPLLVVVADNRSAEAMLPVLQAFCELTGAADPAAVINLPCYDVLPYENMSPHPEIQEQRAIALWKIVTGAASIVVTPVSAAAMRMRSAEFYGGLARIVRRGESIDAEQLIQHLNTVGYTSVDVVEMTGQYALRGGILDVYPPDADRPLRVEFFGDEVESLRKFDPATQRSQNPADEAALLPLTETPVTADLLAAIHARLSGRRLSGSAEVLAQAAVAGGASVFPGWEFYAPLADADATLFQLLPNAVVLVDEPVVAEDELKRWWEKIAEAHERSGVGELARPEELYLAPEQWREMVAALPGGSLEHLGFEGNSEILHVSFISQPTTRFHGSVPALAEEVKKLTAEGRRVIFAAANIGEVERLGDIFSEYGVPYRLGTHAKTAAADPCLEETAYFAQEVTTTVVVKAAIPDGVVLPAPGLIVFGFLDLFDESEAVVPRPLRQKSKTAAFLSDFRDLQIGDYVVHVEHGIGQYRGLNEIQQGDTATEFMVLEYDEAARLYIPLTRLDLVQKYRSAEGAKPVLSRLGTAAWARTKARVKKAMQDMADELLKLYAQRRPAQGHAFPSDTDWQREFDDAFEHQETDDQEQAIADVKRDMQSIQPMDRLVVGDVGYGKTEVAMRAAFKAVSDNKQVAVLAPTTVLAFQHYQVFKQRFAAFPIAIEMLSRFRTTRQQKEIVEKVEQGKVDVLIGTHRLLSKDIRFTDLGLVVVDEEQRFGVKHKERLKQLKREVDVLTMSATPIPRTLHMSLTGLRDMSVIETPPRDRIAIQTVVAGFDDKLIKTAIEHELERSGQAYFVHNRVETIHEIAAKVQELAPKARVIIGHGQMSEGELEKVMLKFIRHEADVLVATTIIENGLDIPLCNTIIVNRADRHGLSELYQLRGRVGRSNRRAYAYLLVPPEAELTPLARRRLAALKEFSDLGAGFKIAALDLELRGAGNLLGGQQSGHIDAVGFELYTTMLERTVRELKGEEVPAEVDTQLNLGINIRIPADYIGEENQRLRMYKRAAGVETAAQLDDVRAELVDRYGEPPEPVRHLLEYAALKLLARRVGVTTIDRRRDVVTIKFTGNAEVDPEKLARFVAQNRGAQFSPDGMLKFNLAYTGAEEVLFRLRTLLEDLSMPKVAAN from the coding sequence ATGGTCCTGCCGTTCGTCCGTGAAATCTTCGCGGACGTGGAAAAGAGCCCCGAACTGGCGCGTGCGGCCTCCCACCTGAAAGCCGGCGCGGGGCGGATACGTGTCTCTGGCCTCACTCCGGCCGCCAAGGCGCTCTACCTTGCGCTGTTGCACCGCGCCATAGGGCGCCCACTCCTGGTGGTCGTGGCCGACAACCGCTCCGCCGAGGCCATGCTCCCGGTCCTCCAGGCCTTTTGTGAGCTGACCGGCGCGGCCGATCCTGCTGCTGTCATCAACCTGCCCTGTTATGACGTTCTGCCCTACGAGAACATGTCGCCCCACCCCGAGATCCAGGAGCAGCGCGCCATCGCCCTGTGGAAGATCGTGACTGGCGCCGCTTCCATCGTGGTGACCCCGGTTTCCGCCGCCGCCATGCGCATGCGCTCCGCTGAGTTCTACGGTGGGCTGGCGCGCATCGTCCGCCGGGGCGAGTCCATCGACGCCGAGCAGCTCATCCAGCACCTAAACACCGTGGGCTACACCTCGGTGGACGTGGTTGAAATGACCGGCCAATACGCCTTGCGCGGCGGCATCCTCGACGTCTATCCGCCCGACGCCGACCGCCCCCTGCGTGTCGAGTTCTTCGGCGACGAGGTCGAGTCCCTCCGCAAGTTCGATCCCGCCACCCAGCGCTCGCAGAACCCGGCCGACGAGGCCGCGCTTCTGCCACTGACCGAAACCCCCGTCACCGCAGATCTCTTGGCGGCCATCCACGCCCGTCTTTCCGGACGGCGCCTCAGCGGCAGCGCGGAGGTGCTCGCGCAGGCTGCCGTCGCCGGTGGAGCCTCGGTCTTTCCCGGCTGGGAGTTCTACGCCCCGCTGGCGGACGCCGACGCTACCCTGTTCCAGCTTCTTCCCAACGCAGTCGTGCTGGTCGATGAGCCTGTCGTCGCCGAAGATGAACTCAAGCGCTGGTGGGAGAAGATCGCGGAAGCGCACGAGCGCAGCGGCGTAGGCGAGCTCGCCCGTCCCGAAGAGTTGTACCTTGCCCCGGAGCAGTGGCGCGAGATGGTTGCCGCCTTGCCGGGAGGCTCCCTCGAACACCTGGGCTTCGAGGGCAACAGCGAAATACTACATGTGTCGTTTATATCCCAACCCACCACCCGGTTCCATGGATCGGTCCCGGCCCTGGCGGAGGAGGTCAAGAAGCTGACCGCTGAGGGCCGGCGGGTGATCTTCGCGGCCGCCAATATCGGCGAAGTCGAGCGCCTGGGTGACATCTTCAGCGAATACGGGGTCCCCTACCGCCTGGGTACCCATGCCAAGACCGCCGCCGCCGACCCCTGTCTGGAAGAGACCGCCTACTTCGCCCAGGAAGTTACTACTACTGTTGTAGTGAAAGCCGCAATCCCCGATGGCGTCGTCCTCCCCGCTCCCGGCCTGATCGTCTTCGGCTTTCTCGACCTGTTCGACGAATCGGAAGCGGTTGTCCCCCGCCCCCTCCGCCAGAAATCGAAGACCGCCGCCTTCCTCTCTGATTTCCGCGACCTTCAGATCGGCGACTATGTCGTTCATGTCGAGCATGGCATCGGCCAGTACCGGGGCCTGAACGAGATCCAGCAGGGCGACACCGCGACCGAGTTCATGGTGCTGGAGTACGACGAGGCCGCCCGCCTCTACATCCCCCTCACCCGCCTCGACCTGGTCCAGAAATACCGCTCCGCCGAAGGCGCCAAGCCGGTTCTGAGCCGACTCGGCACCGCTGCCTGGGCCAGGACAAAGGCGCGCGTCAAGAAAGCCATGCAGGACATGGCCGACGAACTCCTCAAGCTCTACGCCCAGCGCCGGCCCGCCCAGGGCCACGCCTTCCCCTCTGACACCGACTGGCAACGCGAATTCGACGACGCCTTCGAGCACCAGGAGACCGACGACCAGGAACAGGCCATCGCGGACGTCAAGCGCGATATGCAGTCCATCCAGCCCATGGACCGCCTCGTCGTCGGCGACGTCGGCTACGGCAAGACCGAGGTCGCCATGCGCGCCGCCTTCAAGGCCGTGAGCGACAACAAGCAGGTGGCGGTGCTCGCTCCCACCACCGTCCTGGCCTTCCAGCACTACCAGGTGTTCAAGCAGCGCTTCGCCGCCTTCCCCATCGCCATCGAGATGCTGAGCCGCTTTCGCACCACCAGGCAGCAGAAGGAGATCGTGGAGAAGGTCGAGCAGGGCAAGGTGGATGTCCTCATCGGCACCCACCGGCTGCTCTCCAAGGACATCAGATTCACCGACCTCGGCCTGGTGGTCGTTGACGAGGAGCAGCGCTTCGGCGTCAAGCACAAGGAGCGCCTCAAGCAGCTCAAGAGAGAAGTGGACGTATTGACCATGTCGGCCACGCCCATCCCGCGGACGCTGCACATGTCGCTGACCGGCCTGCGCGACATGAGCGTCATCGAGACGCCCCCGCGCGATCGCATCGCCATTCAGACCGTCGTTGCCGGCTTCGACGACAAGCTCATCAAGACCGCCATCGAGCACGAGCTGGAACGCAGCGGCCAGGCCTACTTTGTTCACAACCGCGTCGAGACCATCCACGAGATCGCCGCCAAGGTGCAGGAGCTGGCGCCCAAGGCGCGCGTCATCATCGGCCACGGCCAGATGTCCGAGGGTGAGCTCGAGAAGGTCATGCTCAAGTTCATCCGCCACGAGGCCGATGTGCTCGTGGCCACCACCATCATCGAGAACGGCCTCGACATCCCGCTCTGCAACACCATCATCGTCAACCGCGCCGACCGCCATGGCCTCTCGGAGCTCTACCAGCTTCGCGGCCGCGTGGGCCGGTCGAATCGCCGGGCTTACGCATATTTGCTAGTTCCTCCCGAGGCCGAGCTCACTCCCCTGGCGCGCCGTCGCCTCGCCGCGCTCAAGGAATTCTCCGATCTAGGGGCGGGTTTCAAGATCGCCGCGCTCGACCTGGAACTGCGTGGCGCCGGCAACCTGCTCGGCGGACAGCAGAGCGGGCACATCGACGCTGTCGGCTTCGAGCTCTACACCACCATGCTGGAACGCACCGTCCGCGAGCTGAAGGGCGAGGAAGTGCCCGCCGAGGTGGACACCCAGCTCAATCTTGGCATCAACATCCGCATCCCCGCCGATTACATCGGCGAGGAGAACCAGCGGCTGCGCATGTACAAGCGCGCCGCCGGCGTGGAGACCGCGGCCCAGCTCGACGACGTCCGCGCCGAGCTGGTGGACCGTTACGGCGAGCCGCCCGAACCCGTCCGCCACCTGCTGGAGTATGCGGCTCTCAAGCTGCTTGCCCGCCGCGTGGGCGTCACCACCATCGACCGCCGCCGCGACGTAGTCACCATCAAATTCACCGGGAACGCCGAGGTCGACCCCGAAAAGCTGGCCCGCTTCGTCGCCCAGAACCGAGGCGCGCAGTTCAGCCCAGACGGCATGCTCAAGTTCAACCTCGCTTACACCGGCGCGGAAGAAGTTCTGTTCCGGCTGCGAACGCTTCTGGAAGACCTCTCGATGCCCAAAGTCGCCGCCAACTGA
- a CDS encoding PDZ domain-containing protein, with amino-acid sequence MLRMIGKLALVAALAASTWAAAGVIPYDDGYVFHVGDGEGDSTVGAAYLGVDSRDVTADRMADLKLKEERGAEITMVDQDAPAGKAGLKEHDVILELNGQRVESVEQLRRMIKEMPPGRTVTLGISRDGQPMTVKATLADRRKALAFEEKMWKLHPEARPAMPAMPAMPAMPVIDIPSIDINVRTYSNTGIVIESLSPQLGEYFGVKNGDGVLVRSVEKGSPADKAGLKAGDVIIRVDKDRIADRGDWRSAMRSHRSGKVTLGIVRDRREQSVTLTLPESKNPDNSFRIDLPDLDLEALDRDLEKLRPEIEKASHQALLLSREEISRAMRQAQLQMESEMKKLHREMEKSRKELEKAQKDSQKVVENADK; translated from the coding sequence ATGCTACGCATGATTGGAAAACTGGCGCTTGTGGCTGCGCTCGCTGCCTCGACGTGGGCGGCGGCCGGCGTGATTCCGTACGACGACGGCTACGTCTTTCACGTCGGGGACGGCGAGGGCGACTCGACCGTCGGCGCCGCCTATCTCGGCGTCGATTCGCGCGATGTCACCGCCGACCGCATGGCCGACCTGAAGCTGAAAGAGGAGCGCGGGGCCGAGATCACCATGGTGGATCAGGACGCTCCCGCCGGCAAAGCCGGCCTCAAGGAGCACGATGTCATCCTTGAACTCAACGGACAGAGGGTGGAGAGCGTCGAGCAATTGCGGCGCATGATCAAGGAGATGCCCCCGGGACGCACCGTCACCCTCGGCATCAGCCGCGACGGCCAGCCCATGACCGTGAAAGCCACTCTGGCCGACCGCCGCAAGGCCCTCGCCTTTGAAGAGAAGATGTGGAAACTTCATCCCGAAGCCAGGCCCGCCATGCCCGCCATGCCCGCGATGCCCGCCATGCCGGTCATCGACATCCCGAGCATCGACATCAACGTCCGTACCTACTCCAACACCGGGATCGTCATCGAGAGCCTCTCGCCGCAACTCGGCGAGTACTTTGGCGTGAAGAACGGCGATGGCGTACTGGTGCGCTCGGTGGAAAAGGGCAGCCCCGCGGACAAGGCTGGGCTGAAGGCCGGGGACGTGATCATCCGCGTGGACAAGGACCGCATCGCCGACCGCGGCGATTGGCGTTCGGCTATGCGCAGCCATCGCAGCGGCAAGGTGACGCTCGGCATCGTCCGCGACCGGCGCGAGCAATCCGTCACGCTTACCCTGCCCGAGAGCAAGAATCCCGACAACTCGTTCCGCATCGACCTGCCGGACTTGGATCTCGAGGCCCTGGACCGGGATCTCGAAAAGCTTCGCCCGGAGATCGAGAAGGCCAGCCACCAGGCGCTGCTCCTCAGCCGCGAAGAGATAAGCCGCGCCATGCGCCAAGCCCAGCTCCAAATGGAGTCGGAGATGAAAAAGCTCCACAGAGAGATGGAGAAGTCCCGCAAGGAACTGGAGAAGGCGCAAAAGGATTCGCAAAAGGTGGTTGAGAACGCCGACAAGTAG
- a CDS encoding DUF1259 domain-containing protein: protein MLRKLALCICVVAFSAASAAQKTADWTAPIKDALGRAGKLDGGVYKVTFPRTDLHVRIGNTSVEPAAGLTSWMAFRQDSGGAVVDGDLALLESEVTPAVSTLSLNGFEVSAVHNHLLGERPRVMYVHFFARGEPGKLAATLKNTLALSRTPRAPAASEATPSYDTKAIESALGRAGTLNGPVLSFGFPREHRISTHGVVLPPPMGMATAINFQPSPAGVAATGDFVLREAEVDPVISALRAGGVAITAVHTHMLDAEPRMIFLHFWAEGAPEQVAKALKAALDETK from the coding sequence ATGCTCCGAAAACTAGCCTTGTGTATTTGCGTTGTTGCGTTCTCCGCTGCCAGCGCGGCACAAAAGACTGCTGACTGGACCGCGCCTATCAAGGACGCGCTGGGGCGGGCGGGCAAGCTGGATGGCGGCGTGTACAAGGTGACGTTCCCGCGCACCGACCTGCACGTGCGCATCGGCAACACGAGCGTCGAGCCAGCCGCCGGACTGACGTCCTGGATGGCGTTCCGGCAGGACAGCGGAGGCGCTGTGGTGGACGGCGACCTGGCGCTGCTGGAATCGGAGGTCACACCCGCGGTGAGCACACTTTCGCTGAACGGCTTCGAGGTGAGCGCCGTGCACAATCACCTGCTGGGAGAGCGGCCCCGGGTGATGTACGTGCACTTCTTCGCGCGCGGGGAGCCCGGCAAGCTGGCCGCCACCCTGAAGAACACGCTCGCGCTGAGCCGGACGCCGCGCGCGCCCGCGGCGTCGGAAGCCACGCCGAGCTACGACACGAAGGCGATCGAGAGCGCGCTGGGCCGGGCCGGGACATTGAACGGGCCGGTACTGAGCTTTGGGTTTCCGCGCGAGCACCGCATCAGCACGCACGGCGTCGTGCTGCCGCCGCCGATGGGCATGGCGACCGCCATCAACTTCCAGCCGTCTCCGGCGGGCGTAGCGGCGACGGGTGATTTCGTTCTGCGGGAGGCGGAGGTGGATCCGGTGATCAGCGCGCTGCGCGCCGGAGGAGTGGCGATCACCGCCGTGCACACGCACATGCTCGACGCCGAGCCGCGCATGATCTTTCTGCATTTCTGGGCGGAGGGCGCTCCGGAGCAGGTGGCCAAGGCGCTGAAGGCGGCGCTTGACGAAACCAAGTAG
- the hemL gene encoding glutamate-1-semialdehyde 2,1-aminomutase, giving the protein MAVSSTRKLDKSRELQKRAEKVIPGGVDSPVRAFRAVGGDPPYIVRGAGSRMYDADGNEYIDYVLSWGPLILGHAFPAVVAAIAEANKNGASFGASTPAEADLAELVLEAYPSMEKVRFVSSGTEATMSAIRLARGATQRKYIVKFEGCYHGHSDALLVKAGSGVATFGIPGSAGVPEEFVQFTLALPYNNLDVVQEAFRRHKDEIACVIVEPVVGNMGCVPPDRQFLDGLRYLTSREGALLIFDEVMTGFRVAYGGAQELYGTRPDLTTLGKIIGGGLPVGAYGGPAEFMDMVSPLGPVYQAGTLSGNPLAMAAGIATLKHLRDHREIYGQLERRAGTLVEMSLEAARQAGVPMTANRVGSMFTWFFSKGPVSDWDSAAKCDTAAFGKFHRAMLENGVYLPPSQFEAAFLSAAHTDEDIRQTVEAAQQAFSAVSK; this is encoded by the coding sequence ATGGCTGTGAGCAGCACGAGAAAACTCGACAAGTCCCGCGAACTGCAAAAACGAGCCGAGAAGGTGATCCCCGGTGGGGTGGATTCGCCGGTGCGGGCGTTCCGCGCGGTGGGCGGCGATCCGCCGTATATCGTGCGCGGGGCGGGCTCCCGCATGTACGACGCCGACGGCAACGAATACATCGACTACGTGCTCTCGTGGGGGCCGCTGATCCTGGGGCACGCCTTCCCGGCGGTGGTGGCGGCGATCGCCGAGGCCAACAAGAACGGCGCCAGCTTCGGGGCAAGCACGCCAGCGGAAGCGGATTTGGCCGAACTGGTGCTGGAAGCGTATCCGTCGATGGAGAAGGTGCGCTTCGTCAGCTCGGGGACGGAAGCGACGATGTCGGCCATCCGGCTGGCGCGGGGCGCCACCCAGCGCAAGTACATCGTCAAATTCGAAGGTTGCTATCACGGGCATTCCGACGCGCTGCTGGTAAAAGCGGGCTCGGGCGTGGCCACGTTCGGTATCCCGGGATCGGCGGGGGTGCCGGAAGAGTTCGTGCAGTTCACCCTGGCGCTGCCGTACAACAACCTCGACGTGGTGCAGGAGGCCTTCCGGCGGCACAAGGACGAGATCGCCTGCGTGATCGTGGAGCCGGTGGTGGGCAACATGGGCTGCGTGCCGCCCGACCGGCAGTTCCTCGACGGGCTGCGCTACCTGACGTCCCGTGAGGGCGCGCTGCTGATCTTCGACGAGGTGATGACCGGCTTCCGCGTGGCCTACGGCGGCGCGCAGGAGCTGTACGGGACGCGACCGGACTTGACCACACTGGGCAAGATCATCGGCGGCGGACTGCCGGTGGGAGCGTACGGCGGGCCGGCGGAGTTCATGGACATGGTCTCGCCGCTGGGGCCGGTGTACCAGGCAGGAACGCTGAGCGGGAACCCGCTGGCCATGGCAGCGGGAATCGCGACGCTGAAGCATCTGCGCGACCACCGCGAAATCTACGGGCAGCTGGAGCGCCGCGCGGGCACGCTAGTCGAGATGAGCCTCGAGGCTGCGCGGCAGGCCGGCGTTCCGATGACCGCGAACCGAGTTGGATCCATGTTCACCTGGTTCTTTAGCAAGGGCCCGGTGAGCGACTGGGATTCGGCCGCCAAGTGCGACACGGCCGCGTTCGGAAAGTTCCATCGCGCCATGCTGGAGAACGGCGTGTACCTGCCTCCGTCGCAGTTCGAGGCGGCGTTCCTCTCGGCGGCACACACGGACGAGGACATCCGGCAGACGGTGGAGGCGGCGCAGCAGGCCTTCTCGGCGGTCTCAAAGTAA
- a CDS encoding sigma-70 family RNA polymerase sigma factor: protein MALAVGASGSTPAPARRGHMVSQSLSRVDDSQLIREAQRGNHVAFEELVRQYDRAVLRLALHLTGSEADAQDIYQEAFLKAYRNIGSFRFECSFYTWVYRIVTNLCLDHLRKRQVRKEDAPVVTDSQGEEFNLLNQFADDRPGADPERDLMRRELGGRIARAMTKLTPRERMVFELKHFQGLKLRTIGEMLNTTEETAKNTLFRATQKMRGSLGDMR from the coding sequence ATGGCACTCGCGGTTGGCGCCAGCGGTTCCACTCCAGCCCCCGCGCGGCGGGGTCACATGGTCAGTCAAAGTCTGAGCCGAGTCGATGACAGCCAACTGATCCGTGAAGCGCAACGTGGGAACCACGTGGCGTTCGAGGAATTGGTCCGCCAGTACGACCGCGCGGTGCTGCGCCTGGCGCTGCATCTGACCGGTTCGGAGGCGGACGCCCAGGACATCTACCAGGAAGCCTTCCTCAAGGCCTACCGCAACATCGGCAGTTTTCGCTTCGAGTGCTCGTTCTACACCTGGGTCTACCGCATCGTGACCAACCTCTGCCTCGACCACCTGCGCAAGCGGCAGGTGCGCAAGGAAGACGCGCCGGTCGTGACCGACAGCCAGGGAGAAGAGTTCAACCTGCTGAATCAGTTCGCCGACGACCGCCCGGGAGCCGATCCCGAGCGCGACCTGATGCGCCGCGAACTGGGCGGGCGGATCGCCCGCGCCATGACCAAGCTCACGCCCCGCGAGCGCATGGTCTTCGAGCTGAAACATTTCCAGGGGCTGAAGCTTCGCACCATCGGCGAGATGCTGAATACGACCGAGGAGACAGCGAAGAACACGCTGTTTCGCGCCACGCAGAAGATGCGCGGCTCGCTCGGGGACATGAGGTAG
- a CDS encoding HEAT repeat domain-containing protein has product MNCDWVKQNVALYVYDELADDQRHELERHIERCESCSVELGAFRAFHHAMHAVQPPDPSPNLLAASRMRLSEVLEDAEQHRGWRRFTFDFAGWLHQARLAPAMVLALIMIGFVGGGIAGWQVTRNSGISEKAGTVPAQSSEASIAGIQAITQDPATNSVRIKYNTLQPQTAQGNLDDPRIQQLLLYAARNNTNSGVRMDSVDILTQKPDDQNVRQSLMLSLRYDNNPGVRLKALDSLRDYVKTDTSVRDAVLDALLNDSNAGVRSMAISLLQPVKADGSVRQVLKHLADTDKNQFIRSESRRVLDSLPEID; this is encoded by the coding sequence ATGAACTGCGATTGGGTGAAACAGAACGTCGCACTGTACGTTTACGACGAGCTGGCGGATGACCAGCGGCACGAACTGGAGCGCCACATCGAGCGCTGCGAGTCGTGCTCCGTGGAACTGGGCGCCTTCCGCGCCTTCCATCACGCCATGCATGCCGTCCAGCCGCCGGACCCCTCGCCCAACCTGCTGGCCGCCTCCCGCATGCGGCTTTCGGAGGTGCTGGAAGACGCCGAGCAGCACCGCGGCTGGCGCCGCTTCACCTTCGACTTCGCCGGATGGTTGCACCAGGCCAGGTTGGCTCCCGCGATGGTCCTGGCGCTGATCATGATCGGCTTCGTTGGCGGCGGGATCGCGGGCTGGCAGGTGACGCGCAACTCCGGGATCAGTGAGAAAGCGGGAACTGTCCCCGCGCAGAGCTCCGAAGCCTCCATCGCCGGCATCCAGGCCATCACCCAGGACCCGGCCACCAACAGCGTCCGCATCAAGTACAACACGCTCCAGCCGCAGACGGCCCAGGGCAATCTCGACGATCCACGCATCCAGCAGCTCCTGCTCTACGCCGCGCGCAACAACACCAACTCCGGCGTGCGCATGGATTCGGTGGACATCCTCACCCAGAAACCCGACGACCAGAACGTGCGCCAGTCGCTCATGCTCTCGTTGCGTTACGACAACAACCCCGGCGTGCGGCTGAAAGCCCTCGACAGCCTGCGCGACTACGTGAAGACCGACACCAGCGTCCGCGATGCCGTGCTCGACGCGCTGCTCAACGATTCCAATGCGGGCGTCCGCTCCATGGCCATCAGCCTGCTCCAGCCGGTGAAGGCTGACGGCAGCGTGCGCCAGGTTTTGAAGCATTTGGCGGATACAGACAAGAACCAGTTCATCCGCTCCGAGTCGCGCCGCGTGCTCGACTCGCTCCCGGAGATCGACTAG
- the acpP gene encoding acyl carrier protein encodes MAAVEEKVKQIIVEQLGVDEGEVTPKASFVDDLGADSLDTVELVMAFEEAFDIEIPDEDAEKIRTVKDAVDYIESHAKGK; translated from the coding sequence ATGGCTGCCGTTGAAGAAAAAGTGAAACAGATCATCGTGGAGCAGCTCGGGGTAGACGAGGGCGAAGTAACGCCGAAAGCCTCGTTCGTGGACGATCTGGGCGCCGACTCGCTCGACACGGTCGAGCTGGTGATGGCGTTCGAGGAAGCCTTCGACATCGAGATCCCCGATGAGGACGCGGAGAAGATCCGCACGGTCAAGGACGCGGTGGACTACATCGAGTCGCACGCGAAGGGCAAATAA
- a CDS encoding sterol desaturase family protein, translating to MPVATKVDLEALARGRAINTHNAITAALCGAVPAAICAWQQPPSAAMWIIGLIGGFLWANGFEYALHRWPLHWPGTWTGDGHMLHHASLGQPNEPLYVNLAGRPLLVIAMFLLNIWPFALADYLLHLNLTPGVLISFVLYFILTEEIHWRFHMGGWLPRALDAARARHMRHHDIPTTDFAIFLPLFDRLLGTGSARPVRN from the coding sequence ATGCCCGTCGCGACTAAAGTCGATCTTGAAGCCCTTGCGCGCGGCCGCGCTATCAACACGCACAACGCGATCACTGCTGCCCTGTGCGGCGCGGTCCCGGCGGCGATCTGCGCCTGGCAGCAGCCGCCCAGTGCCGCGATGTGGATCATCGGACTGATCGGTGGCTTCCTCTGGGCCAACGGATTCGAGTACGCGCTGCATCGCTGGCCTCTCCACTGGCCCGGCACCTGGACCGGCGACGGACACATGCTCCACCACGCCTCGCTCGGCCAACCCAACGAGCCGCTGTACGTCAACCTCGCCGGACGGCCGCTTCTGGTCATCGCCATGTTCCTGCTTAACATCTGGCCATTCGCGCTGGCCGACTACCTCTTGCACCTGAACCTGACGCCGGGCGTCCTCATCAGCTTCGTCCTCTACTTCATCCTGACCGAGGAGATTCACTGGCGCTTCCACATGGGTGGTTGGCTGCCGCGCGCGCTGGACGCCGCCCGCGCCCGCCACATGCGCCATCACGACATCCCTACCACGGACTTCGCCATCTTCCTGCCGCTCTTCGACCGGCTTCTCGGAACTGGCTCCGCGAGACCCGTCCGTAACTGA